Proteins encoded together in one Rhodospirillaceae bacterium window:
- a CDS encoding ABC transporter permease, producing the protein MSAAAPRANSRPPREGAFGWALLRLCSIAVYIFMFAPIVVVILLAFNSSRSGAFPMEGFSLQWFGKLFANDSIVEAFKTSLILAATSSALATVIGVMAALALVRYDFRGKEGIQTFLSLPLLMPEVVMGVALLMFLKFLSMPRSFAVLLLGHTVLSLPYVVLLVQARLVGLRSSYEEAAWTLGANRIQTFFEVTLPLISPAIVGGFLFAATLSFDNITATLFWKKPGIETVPTKIFAMLRTSVSPEINALGAVMIVITILLPLIGGYMVRRFAKAR; encoded by the coding sequence ATGAGCGCCGCCGCTCCTCGCGCGAATTCTCGCCCGCCGCGGGAGGGGGCCTTTGGCTGGGCTTTGCTGAGGTTGTGCTCGATCGCTGTCTACATCTTTATGTTCGCCCCAATCGTCGTTGTGATCTTGCTCGCGTTCAATTCGTCGCGTAGCGGTGCTTTTCCGATGGAGGGGTTCAGCTTGCAATGGTTTGGCAAACTCTTTGCCAATGATTCCATAGTCGAGGCCTTCAAGACCTCACTCATTCTTGCCGCGACGTCTTCGGCCTTGGCCACCGTTATAGGCGTTATGGCTGCGCTGGCGCTGGTGCGCTATGACTTCCGCGGCAAGGAAGGTATCCAGACATTCCTCTCGCTGCCCTTGCTGATGCCGGAAGTGGTGATGGGCGTCGCATTGCTGATGTTCCTCAAGTTCCTCAGCATGCCACGCAGCTTTGCCGTCCTGCTGCTCGGCCATACCGTGCTGTCGCTGCCCTATGTCGTGTTGCTGGTGCAGGCGCGACTTGTCGGGCTGCGGTCGAGTTATGAGGAGGCCGCCTGGACCTTGGGCGCCAACCGTATCCAGACGTTCTTCGAGGTGACCCTGCCGTTGATATCGCCGGCCATCGTCGGCGGCTTCCTCTTTGCGGCAACCTTGAGCTTTGACAACATTACCGCGACCCTGTTCTGGAAGAAGCCCGGAATCGAGACGGTGCCGACAAAGATCTTTGCCATGCTGCGCACCTCGGTCAGTCCCGAGATCAACGCACTGGGTGCCGTGATGATTGTCATTACCATCCTGCTGCCGCTGATCGGCGGCTACATGGTGCGCCGTTTTGCCAAAGCTAGGTGA
- a CDS encoding ABC transporter ATP-binding protein, protein MLRIENLVFDYPGHRALDNVSLELGVGSITALVGPNGAGKSTLMRICAALDQPFSGSVFLDDLDVHEDPRGAHRRMGFLPDFFGLYDELTVSQCLSYRAASQGVPAARRKAVVDSAAERLEIADRLEQKAGSLSRGLRQRLAIAQAVLHEPRFLMLDEPAAGLDPSARIGLSGVLRALARDGMTILVSSHILAELEDYSTHILMLKQGRVVDHAPLTTMGAVTGRRIEIRLDFARVVPDLRLRLIAVAGVEVVSCGIDEAIVMSDPNPAERATMLAAVLAAGLPLASFSPERRSLQDIYLARMKAVAERPPLRLVGPQ, encoded by the coding sequence ATGTTGCGGATTGAAAACCTGGTTTTCGACTATCCGGGCCATCGTGCCTTGGACAACGTGTCGCTTGAGCTTGGCGTTGGCTCGATCACGGCTCTCGTCGGGCCTAACGGCGCCGGGAAGTCGACCTTGATGCGGATCTGCGCCGCTCTCGATCAGCCTTTCTCCGGCTCTGTCTTTCTCGATGATCTTGATGTTCACGAAGATCCGCGCGGCGCGCATCGGCGCATGGGGTTTCTGCCGGATTTCTTCGGGCTCTATGATGAACTCACGGTGTCGCAATGCCTGTCGTATCGCGCCGCCTCGCAAGGTGTGCCTGCCGCGCGACGCAAAGCCGTCGTCGACTCGGCCGCCGAACGCCTCGAGATCGCTGATCGGCTGGAGCAGAAAGCTGGTTCCCTGTCGCGCGGCTTGCGTCAGCGGCTGGCTATTGCCCAAGCGGTTCTGCACGAGCCGCGCTTTCTGATGCTCGACGAGCCGGCCGCCGGTCTTGATCCATCGGCGCGCATTGGGCTGTCCGGGGTTTTGCGTGCCTTGGCGCGGGACGGGATGACCATCCTGGTGTCGTCTCATATCCTGGCGGAACTGGAAGACTACTCGACCCATATCCTCATGCTGAAGCAGGGACGGGTGGTGGACCACGCACCGCTGACGACGATGGGGGCAGTCACGGGTCGGCGCATCGAAATCCGCCTGGATTTTGCCCGCGTGGTGCCTGACCTGCGTTTGCGCCTGATTGCCGTCGCGGGCGTTGAAGTGGTGAGTTGCGGGATTGACGAGGCCATTGTGATGTCGGATCCCAATCCCGCCGAACGCGCGACAATGCTGGCAGCGGTTCTCGCTGCCGGGTTGCCATTGGCATCATTCTCGCCCGAGCGGCGCAGCCTGCAGGACATCTACCTGGCACGCATGAAGGCCGTGGCAGAGCGACCGCCCTTGCGACTGGTTGGTCCGCAATGA
- a CDS encoding ABC transporter permease gives MARPYLLLSPAILSLALLMVAPVVFVLIYSFWLRTAEGLDVPAFQFGNWVNFFTDGFYWRALASTFKTALITTVICILLGYPTAYFLARAQIRNRGLLLFLMFLPFWVSYIIRTMSWINVLGKNGFVNAVLVGSGLIDEPMKLLYNDFSVIMGLVYFMLPYMIINVYVSLDGIDRNLESAARVLGCTPWQSFREVTLPLSLPGLGAGSLLCFVLAAGSYVTPRLLGGTDTLFFPDLIYEAIISQLDWPFGAVLSIVMLLALGLVIAVYNRFMNLSDVYRSFAR, from the coding sequence ATGGCGCGTCCATATTTGTTGCTCTCTCCGGCAATTCTCTCGCTGGCGCTGCTGATGGTGGCGCCGGTGGTGTTTGTGCTGATCTATTCCTTCTGGCTGCGGACGGCCGAGGGGTTGGATGTGCCGGCCTTCCAGTTTGGCAATTGGGTCAATTTCTTCACCGACGGCTTCTATTGGCGGGCCCTGGCGAGCACCTTCAAGACGGCCCTAATCACGACGGTAATCTGCATTCTCCTTGGCTATCCCACGGCCTATTTCCTGGCGCGCGCCCAGATCAGGAACCGCGGCTTGCTTCTGTTCCTGATGTTCCTGCCGTTCTGGGTGTCCTACATCATCCGCACGATGTCCTGGATCAACGTTCTGGGGAAGAACGGCTTCGTCAACGCGGTGCTGGTGGGATCGGGTCTGATCGATGAGCCGATGAAGCTCCTCTACAACGATTTCTCGGTGATCATGGGGCTGGTCTATTTCATGCTCCCTTACATGATCATCAACGTCTATGTCAGCCTCGACGGGATCGACCGCAATCTTGAATCAGCGGCGCGCGTACTGGGTTGCACGCCTTGGCAGAGCTTCAGGGAAGTGACGCTGCCGTTGTCGCTACCCGGCCTTGGTGCTGGCTCACTCCTTTGCTTTGTCCTCGCCGCAGGGTCCTATGTGACGCCGCGCCTGCTGGGCGGCACGGACACCCTGTTCTTTCCGGATCTCATCTACGAAGCCATCATCTCACAGCTTGATTGGCCATTCGGCGCGGTCCTTTCCATCGTCATGCTCCTGGCATTGGGCCTGGTAATTGCCGTCTACAACAGGTTCATGAACTTGTCGGACGTCTATCGGAGTTTCGCGCGATGA